A stretch of the Duncaniella dubosii genome encodes the following:
- the surE gene encoding 5'/3'-nucleotidase SurE → MDKRPLILITNDDGLGARGLEHLVRIAVRLGDVVVVAPDTPQSGKSSAITVNTPLYVNEHAPIDSAKVFTTSGTPVDCVKLAMFAVLDRKPDLLLSGINHGSNSGVNNIYSGTMGATMEGCTLGIPSIGYSLLSHSPNADFDPTTPFIEEITQKVINHGLPDGICLNVNFPAKCTPLGLKVVRAAKSHWTEEYATYATPHGKTFYWLTGKLFNEEPDNPETDEYWLARQYGTVVPIRPAQSATDQIPTISRILGL, encoded by the coding sequence ATGGATAAACGCCCGCTCATACTTATTACTAACGATGACGGACTCGGAGCACGAGGACTCGAACATCTGGTCAGAATAGCCGTCAGGCTCGGAGATGTGGTCGTTGTAGCCCCCGACACGCCTCAGTCCGGGAAGTCATCGGCAATCACCGTAAACACTCCGCTCTATGTCAACGAGCATGCCCCGATTGACAGCGCAAAGGTATTCACTACAAGCGGAACCCCTGTCGACTGCGTCAAGCTCGCGATGTTCGCCGTACTCGACCGCAAACCCGATCTTCTGCTATCAGGCATAAATCATGGCTCAAACTCCGGTGTCAACAATATTTACTCAGGGACAATGGGCGCTACAATGGAAGGATGCACTCTCGGAATTCCGTCAATCGGTTATTCGCTCCTCAGCCACTCTCCTAACGCCGATTTCGATCCGACGACTCCTTTCATCGAGGAAATCACGCAGAAAGTCATCAATCATGGGCTTCCTGATGGAATCTGTCTCAATGTAAACTTTCCGGCTAAATGCACCCCGCTCGGCCTTAAGGTGGTCAGAGCCGCCAAAAGCCACTGGACCGAAGAATATGCCACCTATGCTACTCCACACGGCAAGACTTTCTACTGGCTAACCGGCAAACTATTCAACGAAGAGCCCGACAACCCCGAAACCGACGAATATTGGCTCGCACGTCAATATGGCACGGTCGTCCCCATCCGACCCGCCCAATCAGCCACTGACCAGATTCCAACGATAAGCCGGATCTTAGGGCTGTAG
- a CDS encoding DUF6377 domain-containing protein codes for MSAVFPISASETRLSDSSELLEQLDSELTRRNDYTSKRQNKADSVKVLLLADSLGPVSRYLELGDLQGGLNADSAIVMFSQGFKAAMSVGDSVMAQRFLIKRATELCKLSSTPDAMNDIVNVAQSGVYPENRALFYEVGRNLYYTMAEVFEGTAMRDNYIKPGFKYAKELQSALPTDSYDARLNLAMMYFAQGNDAMFLACLMDLSEEIPESYGNYSMVLTALGGRQCVLGATDEAVSNLAKAALRDVRAGDRHGTALIRLGVALYDAGDLARAHNYLSVALEEALAGGAKTNSMMISAALMPVSQALREQERTTFIMLVGLIVCLCGVALLLWNLYRSKRRRTRELERIKQQLAKANQSKEAYISEFMNLSSSYMEGLEEFNRITRRKLAAGQVDDLLNIIKSGKMIDEQRKKFDDIFDDAFLAIYPTFINDVNALLAPEKRVVTPAKNVLTTELRVLAFTRLGVDDTAQVARFLGVTLNTVYTYRNKLRNKAIRRDTFDADVMKIGIIV; via the coding sequence TTGTCAGCCGTTTTTCCAATATCGGCTTCTGAGACCCGTCTGTCTGATAGCAGTGAACTGCTTGAACAGCTGGATAGTGAACTTACGCGTCGTAATGACTATACATCAAAGCGTCAGAATAAGGCTGATTCCGTAAAAGTCCTGTTGCTCGCCGATTCGCTCGGGCCGGTGAGCCGTTATCTCGAACTCGGCGATCTCCAAGGCGGCCTGAATGCCGATTCAGCAATAGTCATGTTTTCGCAAGGCTTTAAGGCTGCTATGTCTGTCGGTGATTCCGTCATGGCCCAGCGTTTCCTCATCAAGCGCGCGACTGAGTTGTGTAAACTCAGCTCGACACCCGACGCGATGAATGATATAGTTAATGTGGCACAATCAGGCGTATATCCGGAAAACAGAGCCTTATTTTATGAGGTTGGCAGAAATCTCTACTATACAATGGCAGAGGTGTTTGAAGGGACGGCAATGCGCGACAATTATATAAAGCCGGGTTTTAAATATGCCAAGGAGCTGCAGTCCGCACTTCCAACGGATTCATATGATGCGAGGCTTAATCTTGCGATGATGTATTTCGCACAGGGCAATGATGCAATGTTTCTTGCCTGTCTCATGGATCTTTCAGAGGAAATCCCTGAAAGCTATGGGAATTATTCGATGGTTCTGACTGCACTCGGAGGCCGTCAATGTGTGCTTGGAGCAACCGACGAGGCTGTTTCCAACCTTGCCAAGGCCGCTTTGCGCGATGTGCGTGCGGGCGATAGGCATGGGACAGCTCTCATCCGTCTTGGCGTGGCTCTTTATGATGCGGGTGATCTTGCAAGAGCGCATAATTATCTTTCGGTAGCGCTTGAAGAGGCGTTGGCCGGAGGGGCCAAGACAAACAGTATGATGATTTCGGCAGCTCTGATGCCTGTGTCGCAGGCGTTGCGCGAGCAGGAGCGTACGACATTCATAATGCTCGTAGGGCTTATCGTGTGTCTGTGTGGAGTAGCTCTGCTGCTTTGGAATCTTTATCGCAGCAAGCGACGGCGCACCCGGGAACTTGAACGGATCAAACAGCAGCTTGCAAAGGCCAACCAGTCGAAAGAGGCTTATATCTCAGAATTCATGAACCTTTCATCAAGCTATATGGAGGGGCTTGAAGAGTTTAACCGCATCACCCGTCGCAAGCTTGCCGCCGGTCAGGTCGACGATCTGCTCAATATCATCAAGAGCGGAAAGATGATTGATGAGCAGCGAAAGAAGTTTGACGACATTTTCGATGATGCCTTTCTTGCAATCTATCCTACGTTTATCAATGACGTGAATGCTCTTCTCGCACCGGAAAAGCGCGTTGTGACACCGGCGAAAAATGTGCTTACAACCGAACTCCGCGTGCTTGCCTTTACGCGTCTTGGCGTTGACGACACTGCTCAGGTTGCGCGTTTTCTGGGTGTTACTCTAAATACGGTCTATACCTATCGAAACAAGCTACGGAACAAGGCTATCCGTCGCGATACATTTGATGCCGATGTCATGAAAATCGGTATTATTGTATGA
- a CDS encoding porin family protein, whose product MNIRKYICLAVTVCASLHGFARSDVNKEDFTQSDRPGDIYKSVILGLEYEVNAGVNIGGASPMPLPAEIRQINSYSPHLNLQIGTTVTKWFGQDKKWGVASGFRFETKGMETNANVKNYGMEIIQDGKKLSGKWTGKVQTKYHTQQLTIPITAVYRINDRWKLNFGPYLAYAFSNEFDGYVHDGYLREGDPTGNKVSFEDDAKATYDFGSELRKFQWGLQLGGSWHVLKRLSVNANLTWGLNDIFVRSFKTVSFNMYPIYLNVGFGYIF is encoded by the coding sequence ATGAATATCAGGAAATATATTTGCCTTGCTGTAACGGTTTGCGCTTCGCTCCACGGCTTTGCCCGGTCAGATGTAAACAAGGAGGATTTCACTCAATCCGACCGTCCGGGCGACATCTACAAGTCGGTGATTCTCGGACTTGAATATGAGGTTAATGCCGGTGTGAATATCGGTGGTGCATCGCCCATGCCACTTCCGGCTGAAATCCGTCAGATAAACTCCTATAGCCCGCATCTGAATCTGCAGATTGGTACAACTGTCACAAAATGGTTCGGACAGGACAAAAAATGGGGCGTGGCCAGCGGATTCCGCTTTGAGACAAAAGGCATGGAGACGAATGCCAACGTGAAAAACTATGGCATGGAGATTATTCAGGACGGAAAAAAGCTAAGCGGAAAGTGGACAGGCAAGGTACAGACAAAATATCATACCCAGCAGCTGACTATACCGATTACTGCTGTCTATAGGATAAATGACCGATGGAAATTGAATTTCGGCCCGTATCTTGCCTATGCTTTCAGTAACGAATTCGACGGATATGTCCATGACGGCTATCTCCGCGAGGGTGATCCGACGGGAAACAAGGTTTCGTTTGAAGACGATGCCAAGGCCACTTATGATTTTGGCAGTGAATTGCGCAAGTTTCAGTGGGGACTGCAGCTTGGAGGCTCATGGCATGTGTTGAAGCGGCTGTCGGTAAACGCCAATCTCACATGGGGACTGAATGATATTTTCGTGCGCTCGTTCAAGACGGTTTCATTCAATATGTATCCAATCTACCTTAACGTAGGGTTCGGGTATATTTTCTGA
- a CDS encoding DUF4293 family protein, producing MQIQRIQTVYIFLAMVAMAIFLIVPYGAVHDLTAQPAVSEKLYTMYEYGLLIPVAATIILLIVDIFLYRNIALQRKVLTISLLLTLCCIAVVCFILFKQAGSEGLDADFSVWDILLPIAVAFEILGLGAIKRDIKLLNSYNRLR from the coding sequence ATGCAGATACAACGCATTCAGACTGTCTACATCTTTCTCGCTATGGTGGCCATGGCTATATTCCTAATAGTCCCCTACGGCGCAGTCCATGATCTTACCGCTCAGCCCGCTGTGTCGGAAAAACTCTACACCATGTATGAATATGGCCTTCTGATTCCGGTCGCAGCTACTATCATCCTGCTTATAGTCGACATTTTTCTTTATCGTAATATCGCGCTTCAGCGGAAGGTCCTTACTATCTCTTTACTGCTGACTTTATGTTGCATTGCGGTTGTGTGTTTCATCCTTTTCAAGCAAGCCGGATCTGAGGGGCTTGACGCTGATTTCTCGGTATGGGATATCCTATTGCCGATAGCCGTGGCGTTTGAAATTCTTGGCCTTGGGGCTATAAAACGTGATATCAAACTGTTAAACTCCTACAATCGCCTCCGTTAA
- a CDS encoding calycin-like domain-containing protein, protein MKLLYKTLLSTMLVSPLCVNMYAQQQIPNSGFEGGWSDCVPWTFYVSEDKHGEASAVVAGKNPNGWVISNVAGMASYYDGLASGLGTTVVGDSVEGFNSKCAVKLTNTPNPFMDAQIVPGYVTLGTTWSTAYPGFDVSAGGMVINNSDGGSFGGIEFNGRPTGIEFMYKRSRGEDKPAEKSTVVAYLWKGHWTQKDVPAVVYMAGEPVCADMTDRDRCILGMDMTGCQGGEVSKSDDAELIAVINAEITEDASEWTKFSATFDYKSDATPEMINIIIAAGDYFGGASVVGKDNSITVDDVKLIYAENDKNVYSGVLNIDMMGNALATNKPATIEITPAGEGKCTFTLPNFVLEMPGAEPMVLGDIVVNDVTTSEENGTTAYNGEVKGLQLAGGSIVADVTLNGTISGNNVVMNIDVMWSGIPIKVTFTSTTSGINDINADLNAPVEYFNIQGMRVDADNMTPGIYVKRQGNKVSKILVK, encoded by the coding sequence ATGAAATTACTTTACAAAACCTTGCTCAGCACCATGCTGGTAAGCCCTCTGTGTGTCAATATGTACGCACAGCAGCAGATTCCAAACTCCGGCTTCGAAGGCGGATGGAGTGATTGTGTTCCTTGGACATTCTACGTCAGCGAGGACAAACATGGAGAAGCAAGCGCAGTTGTCGCAGGCAAGAATCCGAACGGATGGGTCATCTCCAATGTCGCCGGTATGGCTTCTTATTACGACGGCTTGGCAAGCGGACTCGGCACTACCGTGGTTGGTGATTCTGTAGAAGGCTTCAACTCAAAATGCGCCGTCAAACTGACAAATACCCCCAATCCATTCATGGATGCCCAGATTGTCCCCGGCTACGTGACACTCGGAACAACATGGTCCACAGCATATCCCGGGTTCGACGTCTCAGCCGGTGGAATGGTAATCAACAACAGTGACGGTGGCTCTTTCGGCGGCATCGAATTCAACGGACGCCCCACAGGCATCGAATTCATGTACAAACGCAGCCGCGGAGAAGACAAACCAGCTGAAAAATCTACAGTCGTAGCATATCTATGGAAGGGTCACTGGACTCAGAAAGATGTACCGGCCGTGGTTTATATGGCAGGAGAGCCTGTATGCGCTGATATGACAGACCGCGACCGCTGCATTCTTGGAATGGATATGACCGGCTGTCAGGGCGGCGAAGTCAGCAAGAGCGACGATGCCGAACTTATCGCCGTGATTAATGCTGAAATCACCGAAGATGCTTCTGAATGGACTAAATTCTCTGCCACATTTGACTACAAGTCAGATGCGACCCCTGAAATGATTAACATCATCATCGCTGCCGGCGACTACTTCGGAGGAGCATCCGTAGTCGGCAAAGACAACTCAATCACCGTTGACGATGTAAAACTCATCTATGCCGAAAATGACAAGAATGTCTACTCAGGCGTGCTGAATATCGACATGATGGGCAATGCTCTTGCCACCAATAAGCCTGCGACCATCGAAATCACACCTGCAGGAGAAGGCAAGTGCACATTCACTCTCCCGAATTTCGTGCTTGAAATGCCCGGAGCAGAACCTATGGTTCTCGGCGATATCGTGGTTAACGATGTCACCACTTCAGAAGAAAACGGAACGACTGCCTACAATGGCGAGGTAAAAGGCTTGCAGCTTGCCGGTGGCTCAATTGTCGCCGATGTGACACTCAACGGTACTATCTCAGGCAACAACGTAGTGATGAATATTGATGTAATGTGGTCTGGAATTCCTATCAAGGTAACCTTCACTTCCACAACTTCAGGCATCAACGACATCAACGCCGATCTCAACGCACCAGTTGAATATTTCAACATTCAGGGTATGCGCGTCGACGCCGACAACATGACCCCCGGCATCTACGTAAAGCGTCAGGGCAACAAAGTCAGCAAGATTCTTGTGAAATAA
- a CDS encoding PCMD domain-containing protein: MKLINWLLVLGMMLAMASCIKKEPLNAECDIVGVVLPDDALNRTPIIENDRVTLIVKNYVNITELAPEFELTPGATIQPASGTERDFTEPQTYVVTSEDGEWSKAYTVTVQRNNAINLKYGFEDVRIVNSMQGGKYDEFLDVSINESTHQRDTMIWASGNAGFAMTNGTKPPETYPTFQANDGYVGKCVEMVTRSTGAWGAMVNKPIAAGNLFIGKFNVTIAVATPLKATQFGTPFSSVPRYFSGYYKYKPGEVYQRLNESNKLEPVEGKVDECNIYAVFYESTPEMEWLDGSNVLSDDNPNIIAVARLSDEQRQATEEWTYFHLPFVFRDGKTIDPDKLENGIYSITIVMTSSIDGDYFSGAVGSTLCVDELELKCD, translated from the coding sequence ATGAAATTAATCAACTGGCTTTTAGTGCTTGGCATGATGTTGGCTATGGCATCGTGCATAAAAAAAGAGCCCCTCAATGCTGAGTGTGATATCGTCGGTGTCGTGTTGCCCGATGATGCGCTAAACCGTACGCCTATCATCGAGAATGACCGTGTCACACTTATTGTGAAAAATTATGTCAACATAACAGAGCTTGCACCTGAGTTCGAGCTTACGCCGGGAGCTACCATTCAGCCCGCGAGCGGTACAGAGCGTGATTTCACCGAGCCGCAGACCTACGTTGTGACTTCGGAGGACGGTGAATGGAGCAAGGCTTACACAGTCACCGTGCAGCGCAACAATGCTATAAACCTGAAATATGGATTTGAGGATGTGAGAATCGTCAATTCGATGCAGGGTGGAAAGTATGATGAGTTCCTTGATGTCAGCATCAATGAATCAACCCATCAGCGCGACACCATGATATGGGCGAGCGGCAATGCCGGGTTTGCCATGACCAACGGAACGAAGCCTCCTGAAACCTATCCGACATTTCAGGCTAATGATGGCTATGTTGGAAAATGTGTGGAAATGGTCACACGTTCGACCGGTGCTTGGGGGGCGATGGTAAACAAGCCTATTGCCGCCGGCAACCTGTTCATAGGCAAGTTCAACGTGACGATAGCGGTTGCCACCCCATTGAAGGCTACTCAGTTCGGAACACCGTTTTCAAGCGTACCGCGCTACTTCAGCGGTTATTATAAATATAAGCCCGGAGAGGTCTACCAGCGGTTGAACGAGTCAAACAAGCTTGAGCCTGTTGAGGGTAAGGTGGATGAGTGTAACATTTATGCCGTGTTCTACGAATCGACTCCTGAAATGGAGTGGCTTGACGGTTCTAATGTGCTTTCCGATGACAATCCCAATATTATTGCAGTGGCCCGCCTGTCGGACGAACAGCGTCAGGCAACAGAGGAATGGACTTACTTCCATCTTCCATTCGTGTTCCGTGACGGTAAGACTATCGACCCCGACAAGCTTGAAAACGGTATCTACAGCATAACAATAGTCATGACATCAAGTATTGACGGTGACTATTTCTCGGGAGCTGTAGGCAGCACACTCTGTGTGGACGAACTTGAACTCAAATGTGATTGA